The Topomyia yanbarensis strain Yona2022 chromosome 3, ASM3024719v1, whole genome shotgun sequence nucleotide sequence TCCAATCGGCTGGAGCCGCCGAtgtagatttcataagattaGAACACACTGAACATTATCACTTCATATTCTTGcgtaatgaacgaaatgaaaagGTGGCATTATAGCTGCCAGTTATAAAAGGttaacatacaaagcttgatgAAGaattgcataatttaaaaaaaatcgccaaatacTTCTATATTTCATTCCCAACTTTTAAAAATACAATAAAGGATTAATCTTCCATAAAAATATCCTCATAAACATTCTAAAACTTTTTAAACTACTCATTTTTACGAATTACAGAATCTCGCGCTTGAGCAAGTCTCCCCAGGCTCCCCTATGAAACCTCTTTACTcggaaaggcacaattacacaaatagatggattaaaacaagtttgaactattttttttttatttcaattatagaggttttaaccttaaggtcattcgcctcttcgggttagaaaaatctcttaggaaaaatttctaaccctatgtgcgaggtcgggactcgaacccaggtgcgctgcgtacaaggcaatcgatttaccaatacgctacgcccactccccaacTATTTATTCATAATTCTGTCCTACGTTAGGTTTTCGAGGAAAGGGAATCAATACGACTTACGTTAAAAGAAGTTCTTACAGTTTCAAAAATCAATGGTATCAATCACTTCGAAAAAGAATAAACAATGCAATAACTAAACGTAACTATAGATAATTTTTgaacgcggattttgaaatcgaCAGAAAATGTCAAAACCAACCAAATACTAGATACTCAATAATTGAAATGAATGGAACCGAAGAAAAACGTGCAATGATTGAGAATAGATTCCGTTTTCTACCGAAGAACAGTATTAAATAGGAAGTATTCTTTTCAGATTCGCACACTCATTTGGATGTATATATTACCAGTCAATTTACGTTATGAGTAGAATTACAAAGCAGAAAAAGTCAAAagaatactattgcattaacgGTCCAACATTTATGGAGACGCATAGTATTTGAGTTGTATTTGAAATACCATCCTTCTCTATAGTCTGAATTTCAGCAAAAATACTTTGCCATTCTTGTGAGCCTTAATAAAACTGACTAAATAATTGAATTCCCAACGTCTTCAAAACAACGGACACATTTGGTAATTGATATACTCTAAAGCAATATGTgcattcacagttgaaaaaaatctataaaTTTCCATTGAATTAGCTGAAACGAAACGCATGCGTCAAATATGCCGAACCATGAAGTGCGCTTAAGTGAAGATCACATGTTAATAGTATCTTTagaacaaaaataaatgtaATCAGCAATAGCTGGCAAAGCATTTGTTTTGGCCATACCGACACTCAGTTGCTtcgtcgaaaaatctcatagaaAAACTTCAGTTGAGCGTATTAGATAGAATAGCTCACCGAACGGCAGCTCAAGAAATACAATGCAATGTTGTTCTTGTCAACTGTAATAACTGTAAAAtcgtaaaaatattaaatttagtGTGCATATTTCTAAAAAATAGCCATTACTCACCTAGCAACCAGACGCATAAAAATTGTGCAAAATCATAACACTTTTGCCTGGGTCGTTACTTTTTCGAATGGAATTGCTGTCATTGTTTCATGGAACCCCCATCTATCCAATGTATTAATTCTCTTGAAAATACAAATACTCAGACAAGTTAAAATAAAACGATGTATCAACAACGCGTTTCCTCTATGCTTTCGCATTCTGTGGTTTTCTTTATGATTAGAGCATTGCATTCAGTCTCCGATTCCCTCAATAATAACCATTGGCTGGCCAAGCGAGAAAATTGGTATCCTTAGCTACCTGAGTTTTCCTAGGGCGAGAAGCCTGTTCCCATCCTACCGCTATCAACACTCTATACACATAATTGGCAAACAAAATACCCTCATCACACAACACATTCTGCTGATTGGCCGTTTACGATGATAAAGTCGTTCTGTATGTTGTTTTCAACCTCGTTCTGGTATCTGATTCTACCAGCAAACCTCGCATTGAATAAtgatagttttatttttcattttctttccgCTCCATACCTATATGTGTggccaacaacaacaacaaccatgACGACGGCGACGACCATTGAAACAACCCACCACACGCCACCAACAACGGCAGGCTACTTATTTGCACTGATGCTCGTATCAATCAATGCCGAGGAGAAATGGTCCTGGTCGAAGAACGGTGAAGCCAGTGGCAATCGCAACCCCGGCAACGGGAATATCGGCAAGCTGAATGTAAGAAGTGACGTTATTGAGTTTCAGGAACCGAAACGATTCAATGACGGCGCTAAAGACTTCAGGTACGGAATGCGTTAACAGCAATAATCGACGGTGCAAATAACCACGCGTTTCCATTCATTTACACCGTCTAAAGGAGGCGATATAAATCATagttgaaattttcaatttcaggCAGGGGCGATATGAAGTGAAAGAATCTGCCACTCGGAAGCCAAATCCGGGCAGACCACTCAGCGATGAATTTTCAGGTGAAGTGTCTGGCAATAAACCGAGCGATTATGGGTAACTTATAAAATATACATatatcaaaaaacttttaaaaaaattcttttgattAGATTGAATCAGCGTTTCGGAGGACTGAATAATGGTCAATACCCAATTAATCCGTATGGAATAAACCCCGGATTTGGCAGCGGTGGTCCGTACTTTGGCGGTGGAGGAGGCATCGGTTACTCTAATCAAGGGTTTGGAGGAGGCTATGGAGGAAATTTCGGTGGTGCCAACGGAATTCTTGTTGGACCCGAAGGACCAACCGGAATAATTGGTCGACCCAACAAAGGTTACGGTGGCTACCCAGGAGGTGGCTACCCAACTGGTGGCTTTGGGCCATACGGAAACAACTTCGGTGGTGGATTCGGGAACCATGGCGGGTTTGGGAATCAAGGCGGATTCGGCCGACCGGGAGGGTATTACCCTCAGGCAGGTGGATATCCAGGTGGTGGTTATTACGGTGGACAGGGTTCTTATGGTCCCGGTCAATTTGGAGCAGGTCAGTTTGGAGGAGGTCACTTTGGTACGGGACAATTTGGACCAGGACAATTTGGACCCAGCCAGTTCGGATCAGGTCCAGTTGGTGGGCTGGGCCAAATCGGTGGTTTTGGAGGAGGTCCATTTGGACCGCAATTCGATCAGGCCAAACAATCcacgaaaaaaatcgaaaagaaaTCTGTTTAAGTTTTATGAGCTGTGTTATTTTGTGATATAAACTAtgttgaattaaataaataatctGTTTAAGCTGACTTACCGATAGTGGTGATTATAATTATGGAATAAAACAACGCTCCAAAGAACGTCCACTGAATCTGATCGACATCCTCGATACCGTCCCAGCCATCCTTTTTCATGGCAGTGAGAATTTCTTTCTCGAATGACTGCAACAAATCACGGAATTACAAGATAATTGAATCATCCTACCAAACCGGGAGACTGATAATTAGTATCCGAACGGCATGAAGTCAGTAGCGAACGGATGCTAATTGATGGCAAAGCCGATTTAGGGAAGAAAATCAGAGATCTGTATATACCTGAAGGTGGATGACAGCAGCTTCCGTCCAATTGTGCTGATGCAGCACCGGTTTATCATTAGTCATCTTCCAAATTGCGTCTGTTAGATTAACACGAATGGAACTGATGCCTTTCTTTACCTGCAAAGGAAACAGACTACATTGTGGTTTGTTACAGGCGCGATATAAGTGATTATTGATTATTTTTGCCAATAGATAGCTACACGGTTGAATTAGCTCCACATTTAATACGATAGATATGGACATCTCGGGATAGTTCGACTGTTGCGAAGCGTAGAGGAATCATTGTAGAAAGATACTACTTAGTCCTGTCATTAACGCCACATCACGCCTGTAATCTAATACAAACGTGGAAACACCATCGACAGCATAGCTTTCTTACTTATTTTTATGTGACTTATTATTTCATTCGTCACACCGATGGCATAATAGCCATAATAGAATTTAATTCACaattaagaaaaatattctaaaCTCACATTTTATTTTGCAAGCTTCAAAATATAATGATATGCTTTAAGCTTATATTCAATTAgaacatgagcatgatgaccgaacaattcgtagttgctactccgtgattgaccagaacaagcgaaatccTACAGGAAAGTAACGAATGGGGCCTAAGAGTAGCTATCCATCTTCAATGTGCATTtactatactttgaaatgccaataatgGCGCAGGCCacatccttacagtcatcgggaaaGGAAAGATGGAGACCGTGTAAATCTCTGCATCGTTtaccacgggaaggagtttttgttagtggaATGGAATAAAAAGATACACATGATGAGTGATACGATTTATGCAACTCTCAGTAGTATTATTATGTGTTTATtgttctgggcagccggctgccgagaatttatgatggCTTTATCGTTTGTTGGATTAATTGTTTATTGAGCAATGTTCAGTTAGCAATAAAGCAACTTCAGCTTCGGACAACCGACAGTTGGGAGTGTTGCTtgtgtttaattgaatcaaacggcagacgaacgattttattatttattgctCCTTCATTCCGGTCATTCCGGCAAAACAAGGTATTCCAAAacaatagaatagaataaaaatgtttcttttgGTGTCTCTACACGTTTGTTGATATATCTTGGTAACTAAAGGTTTCGTAATGAACGCATTATTTATCGTGTAAACATTTTGGTATGATTATTAACCACAATTATGTAATGACTTCTTTCTCCGCTGACGATTGATTTTTGTGTTATAATTATTCGCGCGCAATTTTATGCTATCTAATGCACATTTTAAACGGTATAGAACAAGCCCTACCGAAATACCAGAAACGACTTACTTTGTATATCAGATATACAACTGATGACAAGTGTGCGGTTTTTacgctaattactagaacaagattgaaaACAGCAAGAACGAAAAGAAAACTTGTCACCTTTTGCGTCAATGTTTTTATACCCTTGAAGAAATATGGTTGTCGTGACAGTAATATTGACTATTCCAAAGCATATACAAGTACTCAATTCAATTAgaacaattaatttaaattattgaagattttattgactaaaagtaaaccagtGAACatgataataaaacatttgatCTTCGTGCTCACATGACTGCCGAAAATTGGTAACTGGTTGTGAATTCTTCTTGCGAATTTTTAATTCGCAACCCTCAtgcataattcaaaagtcatcattcacttATACAAGaacatgcgtattccccacggtCATTAAATACCCAATcgcctagttggtcaaataaacactaaaccaATCACAGTCGACTTACAACCACCAAAGACACTGGTCACGAAACTCTGCTGCTGTCTGATCCAGCGCAAAACGAACCATAACCCAGTACTTCttttcttgtgtgcattgtcttaagaacaaaggaaaccgtTCGATCTACTTTTTACCTCTGCAGAGTTAGAGCAACAAACGAGCAAAGTGAACGACAGTTAGTGTAtctagaacaaaggaaacattgcATCATTagtgaatttgatgaaaaatcACTACttcgacccaacacagcggttgTTGACTTAAGATTTTGTTATACGCAACCGAGTCTTCGTGAGGTGGAACATTTtatgaaggtgaacatgaagcttgGGCTTAAGGATGTCATatatcttcagtatcatcactTGCGTAGTGCGGTattgatatcattcaacacgctaGACCAAGCAAAACTATTCACTTTACAGAACAACCTAAAACACGTGTTTGAAAGTCACAGTGTGAAGATACCAGTATATATAGAAAacgattatatagatgtaaggctaCATGATTTGTCACCGCGTACGCCCCATGAATCAATTACAAAATACATGTCTCAATTCGTAGAAGTGGAATCAgtcacacctgatacttggGGAAACTTTTTCCCGGGTattcctaacggtgttcttgtggtgcgGATGCGGGTCGTAAGACCCTCCAACTAGACTATACAATTCAAATATAAAGAAACTAACATCAAACAAACCACGCTATGCACCCACGAAGGGCAGACTCCTGCGTGCAAGTACTACAACCAGACGGTACATCATGGAACACCTTGTGTGGAAAATGTTGAGGAGAAAGCATCACAACCAATTGCCCACACATCTTCGGCAAACCAATCCGAAACACAGTCTTCAATAACATCACCAGAACTACAAACGGTTGCCAATTTTGTGGTAGCTGTTCAAGCCATAATAACAACTGTAAAATCAGCATACACTACTTCAGAATCAACTTCTAGCACCATCGACAAGGAAGCTAATAACAATGACAACGACTTTACGCTCGTGACCCGTAAGACCCATAGGAAACGAGGaacatctgatcgtgaacaTCAAGGCACCACAAACGATGATGACATTATTGACGGCAATGAGGAAAAAGCAATGAACCCACAAGATATTTTCCCGCTCGGAAAGAAAGTCTCCCGCGCAATAAAAATTTGCGTGGACgagatgcaaaaaaaaaacgctcaataacatttgtttttttttacatttttataatGTAATTATTTAGTGGACCCACGGATTCGTTAAGCTACCGcgatgagccgtgtcaaataaacaaattaagaaaaaaacacACGAAACCAACAAATAAATTAGCTTattcagtctaaagaaatattGGTTCAATTGGTATTAGCCGTCGAATGCGTGTTCCCTTAATACCATCAAAtcgaagaacatttaaaattacatgcgacaaaatatgtgcaattcaaaaTATAACGACTCCTTAGGTATATGCATTAAAATAGGATTTACTAGATGCATAACTAAGGTGGTTCATTTCCAAAGATAGCACtactgatgaatcactttataaaaataagtcataagggacgcggacgaaaacaGGGAATGTTAGTTGAAGATGCGTAGAACCCAAGCCATCTTTATATGTATTAGGGAGAGTAATGTTTGTAACTGCGAAAGAACGCTCGGAACGttccgcaagggaacgttttagtttatcccgcGTAATTTGTACGCGAGTCATGCCGAGATCTCATGCAGAATC carries:
- the LOC131688029 gene encoding uncharacterized protein LOC131688029 isoform X1, which encodes MNTKYAGATMLKCYLFALMLVSINAEEKWSWSKNGEASGNRNPGNGNIGKLNVRSDVIEFQEPKRFNDGAKDFRQGRYEVKESATRKPNPGRPLSDEFSGEVSGNKPSDYGLNQRFGGLNNGQYPINPYGINPGFGSGGPYFGGGGGIGYSNQGFGGGYGGNFGGANGILVGPEGPTGIIGRPNKGYGGYPGGGYPTGGFGPYGNNFGGGFGNHGGFGNQGGFGRPGGYYPQAGGYPGGGYYGGQGSYGPGQFGAGQFGGGHFGTGQFGPGQFGPSQFGSGPVGGLGQIGGFGGGPFGPQFDQAKQSTKKIEKKSV
- the LOC131688029 gene encoding uncharacterized protein LOC131688029 isoform X2, whose translation is MLVSINAEEKWSWSKNGEASGNRNPGNGNIGKLNVRSDVIEFQEPKRFNDGAKDFRQGRYEVKESATRKPNPGRPLSDEFSGEVSGNKPSDYGLNQRFGGLNNGQYPINPYGINPGFGSGGPYFGGGGGIGYSNQGFGGGYGGNFGGANGILVGPEGPTGIIGRPNKGYGGYPGGGYPTGGFGPYGNNFGGGFGNHGGFGNQGGFGRPGGYYPQAGGYPGGGYYGGQGSYGPGQFGAGQFGGGHFGTGQFGPGQFGPSQFGSGPVGGLGQIGGFGGGPFGPQFDQAKQSTKKIEKKSV